CGTTGCCTGAGCATCATTTGCTGAGTGCTGCGAACAAGTTGGCGGGCGACACCGAATATCTGGCGCAGCGCGTGATGTTGGACGAGCGATCTCTGGACGATCCGGCGCGTCTGCTTGCCACGCAGCTCGACATGACCGAGCGAGTGCTGGCGCTGGAGTTTGTCGCGAAGGCGGCCGGTGCCACGACGCAGGGCGTCAACAAGCTGGTTCACATGCAATGACGCGTTGCGGCCGTGTTGTGAAAGGCGTCGTACCGATCGTTGCGGGTATCGCATCGGGGCGGATCCTGCTCGTCTTCTTGCTCTTGCTGACGCTCGGTGGCTGCAAAGTCGAGTTGCATCGCGCGCTGAGCGAGACCGAAGCGAATCAGATGCTCGCGCTGCTGCTGGTCTCCGGACTTCAGGCTGACAAGCGCGCGGACACGACAGGCATGACCGTCCGGATCGAACGCAGCGATTTCGTGCGTGGCGTCGAAGTGCTTCGTCAGCATGGGTTGCCACACCAGAAACGGGCATCGGTCGAGGACGTATTTCCGCCGGGACAACTCGTCAGTTCGCCGGTGCAGGAGCAGGCGAAACTCATCTATCTCAAGGAGCAACGGCTGGAGCGCATGCTGGCGGCGCTCGACGGCGTGATGG
This window of the Pandoraea sputorum genome carries:
- the sctI gene encoding type III secretion system inner rod subunit SctI produces the protein MKPSSAFPAAFSTAEKADAVRFNLALANAAPLPEHHLLSAANKLAGDTEYLAQRVMLDERSLDDPARLLATQLDMTERVLALEFVAKAAGATTQGVNKLVHMQ
- the sctJ gene encoding type III secretion system inner membrane ring lipoprotein SctJ, with the protein product MKGVVPIVAGIASGRILLVFLLLLTLGGCKVELHRALSETEANQMLALLLVSGLQADKRADTTGMTVRIERSDFVRGVEVLRQHGLPHQKRASVEDVFPPGQLVSSPVQEQAKLIYLKEQRLERMLAALDGVMVAEVSIAQVPTDSAGRATLPPGVAVFVKYSPEINMTQRMTDIRSLVHDSVPGVSPERISIVLQPADYGLPRAAIEAVAVPANGGGEMAWRPWLGWGMLLTAAMVLAAAGAMAWRRRGEWVVRLRQRVARAT